Proteins encoded within one genomic window of Haladaptatus sp. QDMS2:
- a CDS encoding YkgJ family cysteine cluster protein: MSTAERRVEVHPGCEAVVDFDPDITFECVEECTWCCTHGVLLYEPDFFELAKHADLNETTTTFRGENFVKREQKDRDEHVNEEGQACFFLRDDGLCSLHLEHDWKPARCSVFPLQVTVEDGDIHVSVRESAHEHCEGLDVSERKVIDNLDAFLPQVLWELDDPDTLKEL, encoded by the coding sequence GTGAGCACAGCCGAGCGACGAGTAGAGGTACATCCGGGCTGTGAGGCCGTCGTGGACTTCGACCCGGACATCACCTTCGAGTGCGTAGAGGAGTGTACGTGGTGTTGCACCCACGGCGTCCTGCTCTACGAACCCGACTTCTTCGAACTCGCGAAACACGCCGACCTGAACGAAACGACGACGACGTTCCGCGGGGAGAACTTCGTCAAGCGCGAGCAGAAAGACCGCGACGAACACGTAAACGAGGAGGGACAGGCCTGCTTTTTCCTGCGCGACGACGGCCTCTGTTCGCTGCATTTAGAACACGATTGGAAACCTGCGCGGTGTTCTGTGTTTCCGCTCCAGGTGACCGTCGAGGACGGCGACATTCACGTCTCCGTCAGGGAGTCGGCCCACGAACACTGCGAGGGTCTTGACGTGAGCGAGCGGAAGGTCATCGACAATTTAGACGCCTTCCTCCCGCAGGTGCTCTGGGAGCTTGACGATCCGGACACGCTGAAAGAACTTTGA
- a CDS encoding CBS domain-containing protein, whose translation MSTPLETISKDATVMEAAQLMRKRDISALVVQTTQRGIISSTDILDAVAEGRDINSLRVTDVMTKNVETATPDLYMEEVAAMMTTYGIKHLPVVEDDYIGMVSSTDVTAYLS comes from the coding sequence ATGTCGACGCCATTAGAGACGATTTCGAAGGACGCGACGGTGATGGAGGCCGCCCAACTGATGCGCAAGCGAGACATCAGCGCGCTGGTCGTCCAGACCACTCAGCGCGGAATTATCAGCAGCACAGACATTCTCGACGCGGTCGCTGAGGGTCGCGATATCAACTCGCTGCGCGTGACCGACGTGATGACGAAGAACGTAGAGACCGCAACCCCGGACCTCTACATGGAGGAAGTCGCGGCGATGATGACGACGTACGGCATCAAGCACCTCCCGGTCGTCGAGGACGACTACATCGGGATGGTCTCTTCGACGGACGTCACCGCCTACCTCTCGTAA
- a CDS encoding HTR-like protein, producing MKRIPFGIPRLDTIINGGAPAGSVVLLSGEAGAGAREFMYTSAVMNALAHGDPDQFELYYGDLQAEAASPAEVHYLSFTADEAQLTREIGLTIDEEIVNGSVDAITFHDLSDEYFNESQVPREWYAEQALTIDDLGASHDTEGVLTALSNCLDQVATGNLVVIDSLTDLVNVVTEERPWADVTLILKGLQKAAYRWQGLILLSINPQTIDSQSHEQLVEATDGTMEFTWETGGSSRARTMFVKQFRGVLPRIEAEDIVRFETDIGDAGFDISDVRKIR from the coding sequence ATGAAGCGAATCCCCTTTGGCATCCCGCGACTGGACACCATCATCAACGGTGGCGCACCGGCCGGGAGCGTCGTCCTGCTGTCGGGCGAAGCGGGGGCGGGGGCGCGTGAGTTCATGTACACGAGCGCGGTCATGAACGCACTCGCACACGGCGACCCCGACCAGTTCGAACTCTACTACGGCGACTTGCAAGCCGAGGCGGCGTCCCCGGCAGAAGTACACTATCTCTCGTTCACCGCGGACGAAGCCCAGCTCACCCGCGAAATCGGGCTGACGATAGACGAAGAAATCGTAAACGGGAGCGTCGACGCAATCACATTCCACGACCTCTCGGACGAGTACTTCAACGAGAGTCAAGTCCCCCGCGAGTGGTACGCAGAACAGGCGCTGACCATCGACGACCTCGGGGCGTCACACGACACGGAAGGCGTGCTTACGGCGCTGTCTAACTGTCTCGACCAGGTGGCCACCGGCAATCTGGTCGTCATCGACTCGCTTACCGACCTCGTAAACGTCGTCACCGAGGAGCGCCCCTGGGCCGACGTCACGCTCATCTTGAAAGGCCTTCAGAAGGCAGCCTACCGCTGGCAGGGGCTGATTCTCCTCTCTATCAATCCCCAGACCATCGACTCCCAGTCGCACGAGCAACTGGTCGAAGCGACCGACGGGACGATGGAATTCACCTGGGAAACCGGCGGGTCCAGTCGGGCGCGGACGATGTTCGTAAAGCAGTTCCGTGGGGTGCTGCCGCGCATCGAGGCCGAAGACATCGTTCGCTTCGAGACGGACATCGGCGATGCTGGATTCGACATTAGCGACGTGCGGAAAATCCGGTAA
- a CDS encoding transcription factor S, translated as MQFCDECGSMMHADGSEMVCKGCGARVPKDEEAAKNFVSTEKQTFDDVIETSEEAADEGKPTAKETCEKCGHDRAWYTIKQTGSADEPPTRFFKCMECGHRWRGYS; from the coding sequence ATGCAATTCTGCGACGAGTGTGGCTCGATGATGCACGCAGACGGCAGCGAGATGGTGTGCAAGGGTTGTGGCGCTCGCGTCCCAAAGGACGAGGAGGCCGCGAAGAACTTCGTCAGCACCGAGAAGCAGACCTTCGACGACGTCATCGAGACGAGCGAGGAGGCGGCGGACGAGGGGAAGCCAACGGCCAAGGAGACCTGCGAGAAGTGCGGGCACGACCGGGCGTGGTACACCATCAAGCAGACCGGGTCTGCGGACGAACCGCCGACGCGCTTTTTCAAGTGCATGGAGTGTGGTCATCGGTGGCGAGGGTACAGTTAA